In Jatrophihabitans endophyticus, one DNA window encodes the following:
- a CDS encoding type II toxin-antitoxin system Phd/YefM family antitoxin, whose protein sequence is MRTVTHREMRNSSGELLRAVAAGESVLVTNNGRVTAVLSPPGTIPLVDLAARGQARPPRAPRSDLAAVRRGSSARTTGELIADVRGHW, encoded by the coding sequence ATGCGGACCGTAACCCACCGCGAGATGCGTAACAGCAGTGGTGAGCTGTTGCGTGCCGTCGCCGCGGGCGAGTCCGTGCTGGTGACCAACAACGGACGGGTGACGGCAGTCCTCTCACCGCCCGGGACGATCCCGCTCGTCGATCTGGCGGCCCGGGGCCAGGCCCGCCCTCCCCGCGCGCCGCGCAGCGATCTCGCCGCCGTCCGTCGAGGCAGCTCCGCGCGAACGACGGGCGAGCTGATCGCCGACGTCCGCGGCCACTGGTGA
- a CDS encoding ABC transporter ATP-binding protein: MAATGGRLVTLRVDGHVRRGGFELRVDVAADPGEVVAVLGPNGAGKSTLLRVVAGLQPLDGGTVRVGSTVVDDIAGGVYLPPQRRRIGVVFQDHRLFAHLRVVDNVAFGPRSRGVGRSAARSTATDWLARLSLDELGRRYPRQLSGGQAQRVALARALACDPAVLLLDEPLAALDVQTRAEVQGELREHLGAFAGPTLLVTHDPIEALLLATRIVVLERGGVVQQGTPAEITGRPLTPYVARLVGMNLYEGTASAGVVAITGGGSLVAPAAPDGAVLAALRPSAITVHGAAPGPASARNRWRATVAALAPLGDRVRVTTVGELAATVDVTAAAVAELGLAPGREVWLSAKATDVSAYPAPSR, encoded by the coding sequence GTGGCTGCGACCGGTGGCCGCCTCGTGACGCTGCGGGTGGACGGGCACGTCCGGCGGGGCGGGTTCGAACTGCGGGTGGACGTCGCGGCCGACCCCGGTGAGGTCGTGGCCGTCCTCGGCCCCAACGGTGCGGGCAAGTCGACGTTGCTGCGGGTGGTCGCCGGGCTGCAACCCCTCGACGGCGGGACGGTGCGGGTGGGCAGCACCGTCGTGGACGACATCGCCGGCGGCGTGTACCTGCCGCCGCAGCGGCGGCGCATCGGCGTGGTGTTCCAGGATCACCGGCTCTTCGCGCACCTGCGGGTCGTGGACAACGTCGCCTTCGGCCCGCGCTCGCGCGGGGTCGGTCGCTCGGCCGCACGGTCGACGGCCACCGACTGGCTCGCGCGACTGTCGCTCGACGAGTTGGGGCGTCGCTACCCGCGGCAGCTCTCCGGCGGGCAGGCGCAACGCGTCGCGCTCGCCCGGGCGCTCGCCTGCGACCCCGCGGTGCTGCTGCTCGACGAGCCGCTCGCCGCGCTCGACGTCCAGACCCGCGCGGAGGTGCAGGGCGAGCTGCGCGAGCACCTGGGCGCGTTCGCCGGGCCGACGCTTCTCGTCACCCACGACCCGATCGAGGCGCTGCTGCTGGCCACCCGCATCGTGGTGCTCGAACGCGGCGGGGTCGTGCAGCAGGGGACGCCGGCGGAGATCACCGGCCGACCGCTGACCCCCTACGTCGCGCGGCTCGTCGGGATGAACCTGTACGAGGGCACGGCCTCGGCCGGCGTCGTCGCGATCACCGGCGGCGGCTCGCTCGTCGCGCCGGCGGCACCCGACGGCGCGGTGCTCGCCGCGCTGCGACCGTCCGCGATCACGGTGCACGGCGCCGCGCCCGGGCCGGCGAGTGCACGCAACCGGTGGCGCGCCACCGTCGCTGCGCTGGCCCCGCTGGGGGACCGCGTGCGCGTGACGACGGTCGGCGAGCTCGCTGCGACGGTGGACGTCACCGCCGCGGCCGTCGCCGAGCTCGGTCTCGCACCGGGCCGCGAGGTGTGGTTGTCGGCGAAGGCGACCGACGTCAGCGCCTATCCGGCACCGTCGCGCTGA
- a CDS encoding acylphosphatase, with the protein MSDRVRLQAFVSGRVQGVGFRAWTRDEARRLGLAGAAVNLPDGRVEVVAEGPRVDCEALLAQLHGDTPPGSVTSVETVWSDPEGLTGFTAG; encoded by the coding sequence GTGAGCGATCGGGTACGGCTGCAGGCGTTCGTGAGCGGGCGGGTGCAGGGCGTCGGCTTCCGGGCGTGGACGCGGGACGAGGCCCGCCGGCTCGGCCTGGCCGGTGCCGCGGTGAACCTCCCCGACGGTCGCGTCGAGGTGGTCGCCGAGGGGCCCCGGGTCGACTGCGAGGCGCTGCTGGCGCAGCTGCACGGCGACACCCCGCCCGGCTCGGTGACCTCGGTCGAGACCGTGTGGTCCGATCCCGAGGGGCTGACGGGGTTCACCGCCGGTTGA
- a CDS encoding inositol monophosphatase family protein: MPDFTDDLALARRLADLADAISLARFRATDLVVETKPDLTPVSDADRAVERELRDELARARPDDAVSGEELGSAGSGARRWVLDPIDGTKNYVRGVPVWATLVALLDGDDAVVGVVSAPALGRRWWAARGLGAFGTTLGGEPTRLAVSRVAQLADASMSYSSLGGWRERGVDLEAVTAQLWRSRAYGDFWSHMLVAEGAVDIAAEPELSLWDMAALAPIVVEAGGRFTAVDGRSWVHGDSAATSNGLLHDALLAALRPQH, translated from the coding sequence GTGCCCGATTTCACCGACGATCTCGCCCTCGCCCGCCGGCTCGCCGACCTGGCGGACGCGATCTCGCTCGCACGCTTTCGCGCCACCGACCTCGTGGTGGAGACCAAGCCCGACCTCACCCCGGTGAGCGACGCCGACCGTGCCGTGGAGCGGGAACTGCGCGACGAGCTCGCCCGCGCACGGCCGGACGACGCCGTCTCGGGCGAGGAGCTCGGCTCTGCCGGTTCCGGGGCTCGGCGCTGGGTCCTGGACCCGATCGACGGCACGAAGAACTACGTCCGAGGCGTGCCCGTGTGGGCGACACTCGTCGCCCTGCTCGACGGGGACGACGCCGTCGTCGGCGTCGTCTCGGCGCCGGCACTCGGGCGCCGCTGGTGGGCCGCGCGGGGCCTCGGCGCGTTCGGCACGACCCTGGGTGGCGAGCCCACGCGGCTGGCCGTCTCCCGGGTCGCGCAGCTGGCCGACGCGAGCATGTCCTACTCGTCGCTGGGGGGCTGGCGCGAGCGCGGGGTCGACCTCGAGGCGGTCACCGCGCAGCTCTGGCGCAGCCGCGCCTACGGTGACTTCTGGTCGCACATGCTCGTCGCCGAGGGCGCGGTCGACATCGCGGCCGAGCCCGAGCTGTCCCTCTGGGACATGGCCGCGCTGGCCCCGATCGTCGTCGAGGCGGGTGGCCGCTTCACCGCGGTCGACGGCCGATCCTGGGTGCACGGTGACAGCGCCGCGACGAGCAACGGGCTGCTGCACGACGCACTGCTGGCGGCCCTGCGCCCACAGCACTAG
- a CDS encoding S-adenosylmethionine:tRNA ribosyltransferase-isomerase: protein MSGPRVPSGVAGGVAATEPPSARDGVRLLVAHRGGVEHARFPALVDYLSAGDLLVVNTSRTLPAAVDGVRAYGRAVTVHFATALDDGTWVVEIRPREDAAGPVPDARAGETITLPDRVPMRLLAAHPAGQRRLWRASVAVEGGVAALLDRHGRPIRYSYVARPHPLPDYQTVFAREPGSAEMPSAGRPFTVELVTELVTRGIAVAPIVLHTGVSSQEPGEQPQPERFRVPGATARYVNTTRAAGGRVVAVGTSVTRALESATDDVGVVRERRGWTDLVLGPAREARVVSGLLTGWHESGASHLDLLRAVAGRELVERAYAAASARGYRWHEFGDSCLLLP, encoded by the coding sequence GTGAGCGGCCCGCGCGTGCCGAGCGGTGTGGCGGGCGGTGTGGCGGCGACCGAGCCGCCGTCGGCGCGCGACGGCGTGCGACTGCTCGTGGCGCACCGCGGCGGGGTGGAGCACGCGCGGTTCCCCGCTCTCGTCGACTACCTGTCCGCCGGTGACCTCCTCGTCGTGAACACCTCGCGGACGCTGCCCGCGGCCGTCGACGGCGTGCGCGCCTACGGCCGCGCGGTCACCGTGCACTTCGCCACCGCCCTCGACGACGGGACGTGGGTGGTCGAGATCAGACCCCGGGAGGACGCGGCCGGCCCGGTCCCGGACGCGCGCGCCGGCGAGACGATCACCCTGCCCGACCGGGTGCCGATGCGGCTGCTCGCGGCCCATCCCGCCGGGCAGCGGCGGCTCTGGCGGGCGTCGGTCGCGGTCGAGGGAGGTGTCGCGGCGCTGCTCGACCGGCACGGCCGGCCGATCCGCTACTCCTACGTCGCTCGGCCGCATCCGCTGCCGGACTACCAGACCGTGTTCGCCCGCGAGCCGGGGAGCGCGGAGATGCCGAGCGCGGGACGCCCGTTCACCGTGGAGCTCGTCACCGAGCTGGTCACGCGGGGGATCGCGGTCGCGCCGATCGTCCTGCACACCGGGGTGTCGTCGCAGGAACCGGGTGAGCAGCCGCAGCCGGAACGCTTCCGGGTGCCCGGGGCGACGGCGCGGTACGTGAACACGACCCGGGCCGCCGGCGGCCGCGTCGTCGCGGTCGGCACGAGCGTGACGCGCGCACTGGAGTCGGCGACCGACGACGTCGGTGTCGTGCGGGAACGGCGCGGGTGGACCGACCTCGTGCTCGGGCCCGCCCGCGAGGCCCGGGTGGTCTCCGGGCTGCTGACCGGATGGCACGAGTCCGGTGCCTCCCACCTCGACCTGCTCCGGGCGGTGGCGGGCCGGGAGCTCGTGGAGCGCGCGTACGCCGCGGCGTCGGCGCGGGGCTACCGGTGGCACGAGTTCGGCGACAGCTGCCTGCTGCTGCCGTGA
- a CDS encoding TOBE domain-containing protein produces the protein MPSYRIREAADLLGVSDDSLRRWADGGRVETRQDDQGRRVIDGVELARFAEQHAGPVPTTGPISRESARNRFVGLVTRVLRDTVMAQVELQCGPYRVVSLMSREAADELGLEPGVTATAAVKSTNVVVEVSEVPS, from the coding sequence ATGCCGAGCTACCGCATCCGCGAAGCAGCCGATCTGCTCGGCGTCAGTGACGACTCGCTGCGCCGCTGGGCCGACGGCGGCCGCGTCGAGACGCGCCAGGACGACCAGGGCCGCCGGGTCATCGACGGCGTCGAGCTGGCCCGCTTCGCCGAACAGCACGCCGGCCCCGTCCCCACCACCGGCCCGATCAGCCGCGAGTCGGCTCGCAACCGCTTCGTCGGACTGGTCACCCGCGTGCTGCGCGACACCGTGATGGCGCAGGTCGAGCTGCAGTGCGGCCCCTACCGGGTCGTCTCGCTCATGAGCCGCGAGGCCGCCGACGAGCTCGGACTCGAACCGGGTGTCACCGCCACGGCCGCCGTGAAGTCCACGAACGTCGTCGTCGAAGTATCGGAGGTCCCTTCGTGA
- a CDS encoding PPOX class F420-dependent oxidoreductase: protein MDAGAARDFLRDNHHAVLATFRTDGRPQLSPVTAAVDAEGRVVVSTRETAMKVRHLRRDPRVGLTAFVDAFYGDWIQVEGTAEIVALPEAMELLVEYYRLVSGEHPDWDDYRAAMARDQRVVIRFAIERAGPNASG, encoded by the coding sequence GTGGACGCCGGCGCCGCCCGCGACTTCCTGCGCGACAACCACCACGCCGTCCTCGCGACGTTCCGCACGGACGGGCGTCCGCAGCTCTCCCCCGTCACGGCGGCCGTCGACGCCGAGGGCCGGGTCGTGGTGAGCACCCGCGAGACCGCGATGAAGGTCAGGCACCTGCGCCGCGACCCGCGCGTCGGGCTCACCGCGTTCGTCGACGCCTTCTACGGCGACTGGATCCAGGTCGAGGGCACCGCCGAGATCGTCGCGCTGCCCGAGGCGATGGAGCTGCTCGTCGAGTACTACCGCTTGGTGTCGGGCGAGCACCCCGACTGGGACGACTACCGCGCGGCGATGGCCCGCGACCAGCGCGTCGTGATCCGCTTCGCCATCGAGCGGGCCGGCCCGAACGCCTCCGGCTGA
- the modB gene encoding molybdate ABC transporter permease subunit, with the protein MIGTRSRARRAAGTGTPLVVVPPAVLAVLFLLLPTLALVVRVPWSDLGRIYRDQQVWPALRLSLESSLEATAASLVFGVPLAWLLARFRFPGMAVARAIVTIPLVLPPVIGGVALFDAFGRAGIVGGEFRSVFGFDLPFTYPAIVVAQTFVAMPFLVVTVEGAFRIADRGVEEAAATLGASRTRIFLRVTLPLVAPAIVAGAVLCWARALGEFGATLLFGGNSPEVTQTLPTLVLTVFADQPADAPALGLPLIAVALVVLGLLRDRWLRPVAAS; encoded by the coding sequence GTGATCGGTACCCGGTCGCGCGCCCGCCGCGCGGCCGGCACCGGCACCCCGCTCGTCGTCGTGCCGCCGGCCGTGCTGGCGGTGTTGTTCCTGCTGCTGCCGACGCTCGCACTGGTCGTGCGGGTCCCCTGGAGCGACCTCGGCCGCATCTACCGCGATCAGCAGGTGTGGCCGGCGCTGCGGCTGTCGCTCGAGTCGTCGCTCGAGGCCACGGCGGCCTCGCTCGTGTTCGGCGTGCCGCTGGCGTGGCTGCTCGCACGGTTCCGCTTTCCCGGCATGGCGGTCGCGCGGGCGATCGTGACGATCCCGCTCGTGCTGCCGCCGGTCATCGGCGGGGTAGCGCTCTTCGACGCGTTCGGACGCGCGGGCATCGTCGGCGGGGAGTTCCGCAGTGTGTTCGGCTTCGACCTGCCCTTCACCTACCCGGCGATCGTCGTCGCGCAGACCTTCGTCGCCATGCCGTTCCTGGTGGTGACGGTCGAGGGTGCGTTCCGCATCGCCGATCGCGGCGTCGAGGAGGCCGCGGCGACGCTCGGGGCCTCGCGAACCCGCATCTTCCTGCGCGTGACGCTGCCGCTCGTCGCGCCCGCCATCGTGGCGGGCGCGGTGCTGTGCTGGGCCCGCGCGCTCGGCGAGTTCGGCGCGACGCTGCTCTTCGGCGGGAACTCACCCGAGGTCACGCAGACCCTGCCCACGCTCGTGCTGACCGTGTTCGCCGACCAGCCCGCGGACGCGCCCGCCCTCGGCCTGCCCCTCATCGCCGTCGCCCTCGTGGTGCTCGGGTTGCTGCGCGACCGGTGGCTGCGACCGGTGGCCGCCTCGTGA
- the soxR gene encoding redox-sensitive transcriptional activator SoxR gives MRTTDLLTMGQVVERSGFAASALRFYEREGLVQATRTTGNQRRYERSVLRRLAFIRAARNVGLRLDEVAAALATLPDGRTPTRADWTRLSRTWRQRLDDQIAALSRLRDGLDSCIGCGCLSMRTCAMSNPEDVAAARGPGASFLPAPLRSPA, from the coding sequence GTGAGAACGACCGATCTCCTGACGATGGGCCAGGTCGTCGAGCGCAGCGGGTTCGCGGCGTCGGCGCTGCGGTTCTACGAACGCGAGGGCCTCGTCCAGGCCACGCGGACGACCGGCAACCAGCGCCGCTACGAGCGCAGCGTGCTGCGCCGGCTGGCGTTCATCCGGGCGGCCCGCAACGTGGGGCTGCGCCTCGACGAGGTGGCGGCCGCGCTGGCCACGCTGCCCGACGGCCGCACCCCGACGCGGGCGGACTGGACGCGGCTGTCGCGTACCTGGCGGCAGCGCCTCGACGACCAGATCGCCGCGCTGAGCCGACTGCGCGACGGGCTCGACTCCTGCATCGGCTGCGGCTGCCTGTCGATGAGGACGTGCGCCATGTCGAACCCCGAGGACGTCGCCGCGGCGCGCGGCCCGGGCGCGAGCTTCCTCCCGGCGCCGCTGCGCTCCCCTGCCTGA
- a CDS encoding SDR family NAD(P)-dependent oxidoreductase, translating to MTPTPQPTALVTGASRGLGLELARALTARGWQLVVDARRTEGLAAELPRATVVPGDITDPGHRAALAAAVDAHGRLDLLVNNASELGPSPLPPLAAHPLDALRRVYETNVLAPIGLLQLLLPLLRGAAGTVIDVSSDAAVEPYETWGGYGSAKAALDHAGAVLAVEEPDLRVYTVDPGDMRTAMHQAAFPGEDISDRPEPAHVVPALLRLLDAQPPSGRYRLADWDAGRVAS from the coding sequence ATGACTCCAACCCCGCAACCCACCGCCCTCGTCACCGGAGCGTCCCGCGGTCTCGGCCTGGAGCTGGCCCGCGCGCTGACGGCGCGCGGCTGGCAGCTCGTCGTCGACGCCCGCCGCACCGAGGGCCTCGCCGCGGAGTTGCCGCGGGCCACCGTCGTGCCCGGAGACATCACCGATCCCGGCCACCGGGCCGCGTTGGCCGCCGCCGTCGACGCGCACGGCCGGCTCGACCTGCTCGTGAACAACGCGAGCGAGCTCGGGCCCAGCCCGTTGCCCCCACTCGCGGCCCACCCGCTCGACGCCCTGCGCCGCGTGTACGAGACCAACGTCCTCGCCCCGATCGGCCTGTTGCAGTTGCTGCTGCCCCTGCTGCGCGGAGCCGCCGGGACGGTGATCGACGTCAGCTCCGACGCGGCCGTCGAGCCGTACGAGACGTGGGGCGGGTACGGCTCGGCCAAGGCCGCGCTCGACCACGCCGGTGCCGTGCTCGCGGTGGAGGAACCGGACCTGCGGGTCTACACGGTCGATCCCGGTGACATGCGCACGGCGATGCACCAGGCCGCCTTCCCGGGCGAGGACATCAGCGACCGGCCCGAACCGGCGCACGTCGTGCCCGCCCTGCTCCGGCTGCTCGACGCGCAGCCGCCCAGCGGCCGGTACCGGCTGGCCGACTGGGACGCCGGGCGGGTGGCGTCGTGA
- a CDS encoding YbaK/EbsC family protein, translating to MTTPGTLDWRTASAGSDDLLAAPVASFLAGWSRAGDVRVAPIDPELADTAQFCERYGVELVDSANCVVIAGRRGEVTRYAACVVLATTRADVNGVVRKRLDARKASFAPMADAVSLSGMEYGGITPLGLPADWPVLVDAAVLARPVAVVGSGLRRAKIALPPDALAALPAAEIVEGLAS from the coding sequence GTGACGACACCCGGCACTCTCGACTGGCGGACCGCGTCGGCCGGCTCCGACGACCTGCTCGCGGCCCCCGTCGCGTCGTTCCTCGCCGGCTGGTCCCGCGCCGGCGACGTCCGGGTCGCGCCCATCGACCCCGAGCTCGCCGACACCGCGCAGTTCTGCGAGCGGTACGGCGTCGAGCTCGTCGACTCGGCCAACTGCGTGGTCATCGCCGGGCGGCGCGGGGAGGTCACCCGCTACGCGGCGTGCGTCGTCCTCGCGACGACCCGGGCAGACGTCAACGGCGTGGTGCGCAAGCGGCTCGACGCCCGCAAGGCGTCGTTCGCGCCGATGGCCGACGCGGTGTCGCTGTCGGGGATGGAGTACGGCGGCATCACGCCGCTGGGGTTGCCCGCCGACTGGCCCGTGCTCGTGGACGCGGCCGTGCTGGCACGGCCCGTGGCCGTGGTCGGCAGCGGGTTACGGCGTGCCAAGATCGCGCTCCCGCCCGACGCGCTCGCCGCGCTGCCGGCGGCGGAGATCGTCGAGGGGCTCGCGTCCTGA
- the modA gene encoding molybdate ABC transporter substrate-binding protein, with protein sequence MRHLSVALTVVAAAGSLVLAGCGSDSDDAGSSPSATTTGKPTGSITVFAAASLTEAFGTIKKQVEAEYPGTTVNLQLGASSDLATQITQGKPADVFASASTKNMTSVTDAKDADKPRNFVSNTLEIATPPKNPATITTLADLAKPGVKVAVCDAAVPCGAVAKTVLANAKLTVKPAASLQDVKSTLAVVESGEADAGLVYVTDVRAAGSKVHGVEIADDVNASTTYPIATLTHAKNKPLAKAFVQYVLSAPGQQVLRSDGFSAP encoded by the coding sequence GTGAGACACCTGTCCGTCGCCCTCACCGTCGTCGCCGCCGCCGGCAGCCTCGTACTCGCCGGGTGCGGGTCGGACTCCGACGACGCGGGGTCGAGCCCGTCGGCAACCACCACCGGCAAGCCGACCGGGTCCATCACCGTGTTCGCCGCCGCGTCGCTCACCGAGGCCTTCGGCACCATCAAGAAGCAGGTCGAGGCCGAGTACCCCGGCACCACCGTGAACCTGCAGCTCGGCGCGAGCTCCGATCTCGCGACCCAGATCACCCAGGGCAAGCCGGCCGACGTCTTCGCGTCCGCGTCCACGAAGAACATGACGTCGGTGACCGACGCGAAGGACGCGGACAAGCCCAGGAACTTCGTCTCCAACACGCTGGAGATCGCGACGCCGCCGAAGAACCCGGCGACGATCACCACGTTGGCCGACCTCGCCAAGCCCGGCGTCAAGGTGGCCGTCTGCGACGCGGCCGTGCCCTGCGGCGCGGTGGCCAAGACCGTCTTGGCCAACGCGAAGCTGACGGTCAAACCGGCTGCCAGCCTGCAGGACGTCAAGTCGACCCTGGCCGTCGTCGAGTCCGGCGAGGCCGACGCCGGACTCGTCTACGTCACCGACGTGCGTGCCGCCGGCAGCAAAGTGCACGGTGTCGAGATCGCCGACGACGTCAACGCGAGCACGACCTACCCGATCGCCACGCTGACGCACGCGAAGAACAAGCCCCTCGCCAAGGCCTTCGTGCAGTACGTGCTGTCGGCACCCGGCCAGCAGGTGCTACGCAGTGACGGTTTCAGCGCGCCGTGA
- a CDS encoding CoA-binding protein: MTTDETVEKILRGYDTITVVGASTDAAKPAHYVPEHMQQHGWRIVPVNPRGGTILGEQVHESLAQVPEQVGLVDVFRPSEQAPDVARQAVAAGATALWLQLHIASDEARRIAEDAGLLYVENRCLIIEQRRLSLSAPEL, encoded by the coding sequence ATGACCACCGACGAGACGGTCGAGAAGATCCTGCGCGGCTACGACACCATCACCGTGGTCGGTGCGAGCACCGACGCCGCGAAGCCCGCGCACTACGTCCCCGAGCACATGCAGCAGCACGGCTGGCGCATCGTCCCGGTGAATCCGCGCGGTGGCACCATCCTCGGCGAGCAGGTGCACGAGTCGCTCGCGCAGGTGCCGGAGCAGGTCGGCCTGGTCGACGTGTTCCGGCCGTCGGAGCAGGCGCCGGACGTCGCCCGGCAGGCCGTCGCCGCCGGCGCGACCGCGCTGTGGCTGCAGCTGCACATCGCGTCGGACGAGGCACGCCGCATCGCCGAGGACGCCGGCCTGCTCTACGTCGAGAACCGCTGCCTGATCATCGAGCAGCGGCGCCTGTCCCTGTCGGCTCCGGAGCTGTAA
- a CDS encoding MoaD/ThiS family protein codes for MAVVTVRYWAGAKRAAGVDHEMLAADTVGRLRAVLAERPALLQLSVVASFLVDGQRAHDTTALGDGAEVDVLPPFAGG; via the coding sequence ATGGCCGTCGTCACCGTCCGGTACTGGGCCGGCGCGAAGCGCGCCGCAGGGGTCGATCACGAGATGCTCGCCGCCGACACCGTCGGGCGCTTGCGGGCGGTGCTCGCCGAGCGGCCCGCGCTGCTGCAGCTGAGCGTGGTGGCGTCCTTCCTGGTCGACGGCCAGCGGGCGCACGACACCACGGCGTTGGGCGACGGCGCCGAGGTGGACGTGCTGCCGCCGTTCGCCGGCGGCTGA
- a CDS encoding lyase family protein, whose translation MTSALFDPIFGRTAVDAAVDDRAWLAALCEVETALARACARVGVIELATALEIGAAADALAGGDPGVLGAQAVAGGNPVIPLVTSLRDAVRRRAGDGAAAAVHLGATSQDVLDTAAMLVSSRAAGVIGADLADCANRAAELARIHRDTPMTGRTLLQHAVPTTFGALAAVWGAGLDHAGMRLARVRDDLPAQLGGAAGTLAPLHPRGQDVVGALADELDLRAPTGVWHGERGPVVELAGALGGAAVAIGKAAGDVVLLAQTELGEVQEAAPGGSSAMAHKRNPIAAVTARAGAIEAPGHVAALLTAAMPELQRGAGTWHAEWTPLVALLRCVGGAASRLRTSLTGLSVDHGAMLRNIGDDVLDLGHAGDLVDRYLKGRA comes from the coding sequence GTGACCAGCGCGCTGTTCGACCCGATCTTCGGCCGGACGGCCGTCGACGCCGCCGTCGACGACCGGGCCTGGCTCGCGGCGCTGTGCGAGGTCGAGACCGCCCTCGCGCGGGCGTGTGCTCGAGTCGGTGTGATCGAGCTCGCGACCGCGCTCGAGATCGGCGCCGCGGCCGACGCGCTGGCCGGCGGCGACCCGGGCGTGCTCGGCGCGCAGGCGGTCGCCGGAGGCAATCCGGTCATCCCGCTCGTCACGTCGCTGCGTGACGCCGTCCGCCGGCGCGCCGGCGACGGTGCCGCGGCGGCGGTCCACCTCGGCGCGACCAGTCAGGACGTCCTCGACACGGCGGCGATGCTCGTCTCGTCGCGAGCCGCCGGGGTGATCGGCGCCGACCTCGCCGACTGCGCGAACCGCGCCGCCGAGCTCGCCCGCATCCACCGCGACACCCCGATGACCGGTCGCACGTTGCTGCAACACGCGGTGCCCACGACCTTCGGCGCGCTCGCCGCGGTATGGGGCGCCGGGCTCGATCACGCAGGCATGCGGCTGGCGCGGGTGCGCGACGACCTGCCGGCGCAGCTCGGCGGTGCCGCCGGGACCCTCGCACCGCTGCACCCACGGGGCCAGGACGTCGTCGGGGCCTTAGCCGACGAGCTCGATCTGCGCGCGCCCACCGGCGTCTGGCACGGCGAGCGCGGCCCGGTCGTCGAGCTCGCCGGCGCACTCGGGGGCGCGGCCGTCGCGATCGGCAAGGCGGCGGGGGACGTCGTGCTGCTGGCCCAGACCGAGCTCGGCGAGGTCCAGGAAGCGGCACCCGGCGGCTCGTCGGCGATGGCGCACAAGCGCAATCCCATCGCAGCGGTCACCGCCCGCGCCGGAGCGATCGAGGCCCCGGGCCACGTCGCCGCGCTGCTGACGGCCGCGATGCCCGAGCTGCAGCGTGGTGCCGGCACGTGGCACGCCGAGTGGACGCCGCTGGTGGCGTTGCTGCGCTGCGTCGGCGGCGCGGCATCGCGGCTGCGCACCTCGCTGACGGGGTTGTCCGTCGACCATGGCGCGATGCTGCGCAATATCGGTGACGACGTGCTCGACCTCGGGCACGCCGGCGATCTCGTCGACCGTTACCTGAAGGGCAGGGCCTGA
- a CDS encoding type II toxin-antitoxin system VapC family toxin yields MIAYLDTSAAMKLVVEEAESTALLGLLTSAEEFDLVASWLLHTELHCAANRHPDSVPTAAVEQVLDTVTLVDLTRGDLLTAGTLPGGLRSADALHLAVALRVAADDMVTYDAELAAAARSAGLRVRDPR; encoded by the coding sequence GTGATCGCCTATCTCGACACCTCGGCGGCGATGAAGCTGGTCGTGGAGGAGGCAGAGTCGACCGCGTTGCTCGGCCTGCTCACGTCCGCCGAGGAGTTCGACCTCGTCGCGAGCTGGCTGCTGCACACCGAACTGCACTGCGCGGCGAACCGGCATCCCGACTCCGTGCCCACAGCAGCCGTCGAGCAGGTGCTCGACACCGTGACGCTCGTCGACCTCACCCGTGGCGACCTACTGACCGCAGGAACGTTGCCCGGCGGGCTGCGCTCCGCCGACGCCCTCCATCTCGCGGTCGCACTCCGGGTCGCGGCCGACGACATGGTCACCTACGACGCCGAACTCGCCGCGGCGGCACGCTCCGCGGGGTTGCGCGTCCGGGACCCCCGCTGA